A window of the Nocardia sp. NBC_01329 genome harbors these coding sequences:
- the rpmB gene encoding 50S ribosomal protein L28: MAAVCDVCAKGPGFGKSVSHSHRRTNRRWNPNIQTVRAQVAPGNTRRMNVCTSCLKAGKVVRG; encoded by the coding sequence ATGGCTGCCGTCTGCGACGTCTGCGCCAAAGGCCCCGGCTTCGGTAAATCGGTCTCGCATTCGCACCGGCGCACCAACCGTCGCTGGAACCCGAATATCCAGACCGTGCGGGCGCAGGTCGCCCCGGGTAACACCCGCCGGATGAACGTGTGCACCTCCTGCCTGAAGGCGGGCAAGGTGGTCCGCGGCTGA
- the metE gene encoding 5-methyltetrahydropteroyltriglutamate--homocysteine S-methyltransferase, producing MTVISQSPFTATVLGLPRVGPRRELKRAIESYWNGRIDAAQLHETGRALRRDQYAELAAAGLDSIPVGTFSYYDQMLDTAALLGALPTRVADIENPLDRYFAAARGNESVEPLEMTKWFDTNYHYLVPELGPETTFTLHPGDLLEQVAEAIESGVAARPVVIGPVTFLKLAKATGGAALDRVGELIPLYRELLRLLAEAGAKWVQLDEPALVTDLTEAEIATLRHVYTELTESENRPAILVATYFGHPGPALDALAGTDIEGIAVDLVAGADIAAVAAIPALAHKLLVAGVVDGRNVWRTDLDAALSTLAALLGSVRSLAVSTSCSLLHVPYSLAVEARLDDALRSWLAFGAEKTAEVRVLASGLNSGTEAVAAELAAARAAAASRRDDPRIGNAQVRARLAALGPDAVRRAPAEQRRSLQQDRLRLPALPTTTIGSYPQTSAIRLARAALRSGEIDRAEYVRRMRAEISEVIALQEKLELDVLVHGEPERNDMVQYFAEQLDGFAATELGWVQSYGTRCVRPPILFGDVSRPAAMTVDWITYAQSLTDKPVKGMLTGPVTILAWSFVRDDQPLADSARQVALAIRDETVDLQSAGIRIVQVDEPALRELLPLRTADQRAYLDWSVDAFRLATSGVADSVQIHTHLCYSEFGEVIEAIAGLDADVTSIEAARSHMEVLDDLNASGFDAGVGPGVYDIHSPRVPGVEEITASLRAALKAVPAERLWVNPDCGLKTRGPAEVEASLRNMVAAARSVR from the coding sequence GTGACTGTTATTTCGCAGAGCCCGTTCACCGCAACGGTTCTCGGACTTCCCCGGGTGGGCCCGCGCCGGGAGCTCAAACGCGCGATCGAGTCCTACTGGAACGGGCGCATCGACGCGGCGCAGCTGCACGAGACCGGGCGCGCATTGCGCCGCGATCAGTACGCCGAGCTGGCTGCCGCCGGCCTGGATTCGATCCCCGTCGGCACCTTCTCCTACTACGACCAGATGCTCGATACGGCCGCCCTACTGGGCGCCCTGCCGACCCGGGTGGCCGATATCGAGAATCCGCTGGACCGCTATTTCGCGGCCGCCCGCGGCAACGAATCGGTGGAACCGCTGGAGATGACCAAGTGGTTCGATACGAACTACCACTATCTGGTCCCCGAACTCGGTCCGGAGACGACCTTCACTCTGCATCCCGGCGATCTGCTGGAGCAGGTGGCGGAGGCGATCGAATCGGGCGTCGCGGCACGGCCCGTGGTCATCGGGCCGGTCACCTTCCTGAAACTCGCCAAGGCCACCGGCGGGGCGGCCCTGGACCGCGTCGGGGAACTGATCCCGCTGTACCGGGAGCTGCTGCGGCTGCTGGCCGAAGCGGGGGCGAAGTGGGTGCAGCTCGACGAGCCCGCTCTGGTCACCGATCTCACCGAGGCCGAGATAGCGACACTGCGTCACGTCTACACGGAACTGACGGAATCGGAGAACCGCCCGGCCATCCTGGTCGCCACCTACTTCGGCCATCCGGGGCCGGCGCTGGATGCTCTGGCCGGGACCGATATCGAAGGTATCGCGGTCGATCTGGTCGCGGGTGCCGATATCGCCGCGGTCGCGGCGATTCCCGCACTGGCACACAAACTGCTCGTCGCGGGTGTGGTCGACGGCCGCAACGTGTGGCGCACCGATCTGGACGCCGCGCTGTCGACACTGGCCGCACTGCTGGGCAGTGTGCGGTCTCTGGCGGTCTCCACCTCGTGCTCACTGCTGCACGTCCCCTACTCGCTGGCGGTGGAGGCCCGGCTCGACGACGCGCTGCGTTCCTGGCTCGCCTTCGGTGCCGAGAAGACCGCCGAGGTGCGGGTGCTGGCCAGTGGTCTGAATTCCGGGACCGAGGCCGTCGCAGCGGAACTGGCGGCTGCTCGCGCCGCCGCGGCGAGCCGCCGAGACGATCCGCGGATCGGCAACGCGCAGGTACGCGCGCGGCTGGCGGCACTGGGCCCGGATGCTGTTCGGCGGGCGCCCGCCGAACAGCGCCGGTCCCTGCAACAGGATCGGCTGCGGCTCCCCGCCCTGCCCACCACCACTATCGGCTCCTACCCACAGACCTCGGCGATCCGGCTGGCCCGCGCGGCACTGCGCTCCGGCGAGATCGACCGAGCCGAGTATGTGCGGCGGATGCGGGCGGAGATCAGCGAGGTCATCGCGCTCCAGGAGAAGCTGGAGCTCGATGTACTGGTACACGGCGAACCGGAACGCAACGATATGGTGCAGTACTTCGCCGAACAGCTCGACGGATTCGCGGCCACGGAACTGGGCTGGGTGCAGTCCTACGGCACTCGCTGCGTACGCCCGCCGATCCTGTTCGGCGATGTCTCCCGCCCCGCCGCGATGACGGTGGACTGGATCACCTACGCGCAGTCGCTCACCGATAAACCGGTCAAGGGCATGCTCACCGGTCCGGTCACTATCCTGGCCTGGTCCTTCGTCCGCGACGACCAGCCCCTGGCGGACTCGGCTCGGCAGGTTGCCCTGGCCATCCGGGACGAGACGGTGGATCTGCAGAGCGCCGGTATCCGGATCGTCCAGGTCGACGAACCGGCCCTGCGTGAACTGCTACCACTGCGCACCGCCGATCAGCGGGCGTACCTGGACTGGTCGGTGGACGCGTTCCGGTTGGCGACCTCCGGGGTGGCCGACTCCGTGCAGATCCACACGCACCTGTGCTATTCGGAATTCGGCGAGGTGATCGAGGCGATCGCCGGACTGGACGCCGACGTGACCTCGATCGAGGCCGCCCGATCACATATGGAGGTTCTGGACGATCTGAACGCGTCGGGCTTCGACGCCGGGGTGGGGCCCGGTGTCTACGATATCCACTCGCCCCGGGTCCCCGGCGTCGAAGAAATTACCGCGTCCCTGCGCGCGGCGCTGAAAGCGGTTCCGGCCGAACGCCTCTGGGTCAATCCCGACTGCGGTCTGAAAACCCGCGGCCCCGCCGAGGTGGAAGCCTCCCTGCGCAATATGGTGGCCGCTGCCCGTAGCGTGCGGTGA
- a CDS encoding DAK2 domain-containing protein: protein MAWSRICVAELEQRRAEIDALNVFPVPDSDTGTNLLATMRAALAEAEHVSAGDAAGAPDRRPAHPVTAALARGASAGARGNSGIILSQVLRGIAEATVAAGLTGTTYRVALVRAATLVRGSLSDPVEGTILTVLDRAGSAASVCAEPGLAAVVRAGADAAARALADTRDQLAVLREAGVVDAGARGLLVLLDGLVTVVTGAAPVRAEYRAAASRKLSVRREAAQRYEVMYRIDGAREDLVAGLRSRLAGLGDSVVVAADGAGGWSAHVHCADAGAAVEAGLAVGDVNGIRIEHLAEDYASGDGVPAGPRTGSVVITGGCEAADTRQVRDRAVRQISGRIREPADRGVLAVASGGGATALFEAGGAVVLSAERALESAVLLAAIRQLPHREVLVLPNGALPAHELVAVGAAARDAHRDVLLLPSASMVQGLAALAVHDRARVAVDDAFTMSEAAASTRWGALRRAAERALTMVGTCAPGDGLGLVGHDVVVIDRDPRAAGRTLLDRMLGVGGELVTLLVGAGAPDGLAGDLTGHIGAGFPGVEVTVYSGGQQGDLIQIGVE from the coding sequence ATGGCCTGGAGCCGGATCTGTGTGGCCGAGCTCGAGCAGCGGCGCGCGGAGATCGATGCCCTCAACGTCTTCCCGGTACCCGATTCCGATACCGGGACCAACCTGCTGGCGACCATGCGTGCCGCCCTGGCGGAAGCGGAGCATGTGTCCGCGGGCGATGCCGCCGGGGCCCCGGACCGGCGGCCTGCCCATCCGGTCACCGCGGCGCTCGCGCGGGGCGCGAGCGCCGGGGCCCGGGGTAATTCCGGGATCATCCTGTCGCAGGTGCTGCGCGGTATCGCGGAGGCGACGGTGGCGGCCGGGCTGACCGGGACCACCTACCGCGTCGCGCTGGTCCGGGCGGCAACGCTGGTGCGAGGGAGCTTGAGCGATCCGGTGGAGGGCACCATTCTGACTGTCCTCGACCGGGCGGGGTCCGCGGCCTCCGTGTGCGCGGAACCCGGACTGGCCGCGGTGGTGCGCGCCGGTGCCGACGCGGCGGCGCGGGCTCTGGCGGATACCCGGGACCAGTTGGCGGTTCTGCGGGAGGCCGGAGTGGTGGACGCCGGTGCGCGCGGGCTGCTCGTATTGCTGGACGGGTTGGTCACCGTGGTCACCGGAGCGGCGCCGGTGCGGGCGGAGTATCGGGCAGCGGCCTCCCGGAAGCTCTCGGTGCGGCGCGAAGCGGCGCAGCGTTACGAGGTGATGTACCGGATCGACGGGGCTCGCGAGGATCTCGTCGCCGGACTACGTTCCCGGCTGGCCGGCCTGGGTGATTCGGTGGTGGTGGCAGCCGACGGCGCGGGTGGCTGGTCTGCCCACGTGCACTGCGCGGACGCGGGTGCGGCGGTGGAAGCCGGGCTGGCCGTGGGCGATGTGAACGGGATCCGTATCGAACATCTCGCCGAGGATTACGCTTCCGGCGACGGCGTCCCGGCGGGCCCGCGTACGGGCAGCGTCGTGATCACCGGAGGGTGCGAGGCGGCGGATACACGGCAGGTGCGCGATCGGGCCGTCCGGCAGATCAGCGGGCGCATCCGGGAACCCGCCGATCGCGGAGTCCTGGCCGTCGCTTCGGGGGGCGGTGCGACAGCGCTCTTCGAGGCGGGCGGGGCGGTAGTCCTGAGCGCCGAACGTGCGCTGGAATCGGCGGTGCTGCTCGCCGCCATCCGGCAGCTGCCGCATCGCGAAGTGCTGGTGCTGCCGAACGGGGCCCTGCCGGCACACGAACTGGTGGCAGTCGGTGCGGCGGCGCGCGACGCCCACCGGGACGTACTGCTGTTGCCGAGCGCCAGCATGGTCCAGGGTCTGGCGGCCCTGGCCGTGCACGACCGGGCCCGGGTCGCCGTGGACGATGCCTTCACCATGTCCGAAGCGGCCGCGAGCACGCGCTGGGGCGCGCTGCGACGCGCGGCTGAACGTGCACTCACCATGGTCGGAACCTGTGCGCCCGGCGACGGTCTCGGCCTGGTGGGCCACGATGTGGTGGTCATCGACCGAGATCCCCGCGCGGCGGGCCGGACCCTGCTGGACCGGATGCTCGGGGTGGGCGGTGAACTGGTGACACTACTGGTCGGCGCCGGCGCGCCCGATGGGCTCGCCGGCGACCTCACGGGGCATATCGGCGCCGGATTCCCCGGTGTCGAGGTGACGGTGTATTCCGGTGGTCAGCAGGGGGACCTGATACAGATCGGTGTGGAATGA
- the recG gene encoding ATP-dependent DNA helicase RecG, protein MATLSDRLDHLLGAKAAASLADAFDMHTVEDLLRHYPLRYATQGQPLTEEAPEDGAHITVIGRVTKADLRPMRQRRGSLLKVVLDTGGGRGVDVTFFNGDKVKYVIRPGVRAMMSGTVDYWRPGQWNLSHPGYLILPETDDEPTLTTVRGGGDLRGIAQSAKGEGGVDMSFFDREFVPVYPATAKVQSWEILACVRQILDQLDPLDDPLPANVRDERELMPVGDALRLIHLPEHSSDIERARQRLRFDEALALQLVLAERRHEVSGRTARACPRREDGIATAFDERLPFELTEGQHRVIGEISADLSREQPMHRLLQGEVGSGKTIVALQAMLQVIDAGQQCALLAPTEVLAAQHYRSLSAMLGDLGQAGELGAAETATQVTLVTGSMPTATKRAALLAAMNGDAGIVIGTHALIQDAVEFFDLGLVIVDEQHRFGVEQRDALRAKAKSGFSPHLLVMTATPIPRTIAMTTLGDLETSTLTELPRGRSPIQSKVVPRRVHPNWVDRAWERITEEVGAGRQAYVVCSRIGEDEDDPARGRGGKAADTGKEPPSTQAVVDVFDRLRTGPLARLRIGLLHGRLPSDEKDQVMRDFNAGEIDVLVCTTVVEVGVDVPNATVMVIVDADRFGVSQLHQLRGRIGRGAHAGLCLLVTDAAPGGPAMTRLEAVAATTDGFELSVLDLRQRREGDVLGAAQSGTTRSLRLLSLLDDLEVIAAAQELARALVEQDPGLTGNPGLAAMMHAAVDSERLEYLAKS, encoded by the coding sequence ATGGCGACACTGAGCGACCGGCTCGACCATCTGCTCGGCGCGAAGGCAGCCGCCTCATTGGCCGACGCGTTCGATATGCACACGGTGGAAGATCTGCTGCGCCACTATCCGCTGCGCTATGCCACCCAGGGGCAGCCACTCACCGAGGAGGCGCCGGAGGACGGCGCGCACATCACCGTGATCGGCCGGGTCACCAAGGCTGATCTGCGGCCGATGCGGCAGCGGCGGGGTTCACTGCTGAAGGTGGTACTGGACACCGGTGGCGGGCGTGGTGTGGATGTCACGTTCTTCAACGGGGACAAGGTGAAATACGTGATCCGGCCGGGCGTCCGGGCCATGATGTCGGGCACGGTCGACTATTGGCGGCCCGGCCAATGGAATCTGAGCCACCCGGGATATCTGATCCTGCCGGAGACCGACGACGAGCCCACCCTGACCACGGTGCGCGGCGGGGGTGATCTGCGCGGTATCGCGCAGAGCGCGAAGGGCGAAGGCGGGGTGGACATGTCCTTCTTCGATCGCGAGTTCGTTCCCGTGTATCCCGCGACGGCGAAGGTGCAGAGCTGGGAGATCCTGGCCTGCGTCCGGCAGATCCTCGATCAGCTCGACCCGCTCGACGATCCGCTGCCCGCGAACGTGCGTGACGAGCGGGAACTGATGCCGGTGGGCGACGCGCTGAGGCTGATCCACCTGCCCGAGCATTCCTCCGATATCGAGCGGGCCCGGCAGCGGTTGCGTTTCGACGAGGCATTGGCGCTGCAACTGGTGCTGGCCGAACGTCGCCACGAGGTATCGGGCCGCACGGCTCGGGCCTGTCCACGGCGCGAAGACGGGATCGCCACCGCTTTCGACGAGCGGCTGCCGTTCGAACTCACCGAGGGCCAGCACCGGGTCATCGGGGAGATCTCCGCAGATCTGTCCCGGGAACAGCCCATGCACCGGCTGCTGCAGGGCGAGGTGGGATCGGGTAAGACAATCGTGGCACTGCAGGCGATGCTCCAGGTGATCGACGCGGGCCAGCAGTGCGCGCTGCTCGCGCCCACCGAAGTGCTCGCCGCCCAGCACTATCGGTCGCTGTCCGCGATGCTGGGCGATCTCGGGCAGGCCGGCGAACTCGGCGCTGCCGAGACCGCGACACAGGTGACATTGGTGACCGGTTCCATGCCCACCGCCACCAAACGTGCCGCGCTGCTGGCCGCGATGAACGGGGACGCCGGGATCGTGATAGGAACCCATGCCCTGATCCAGGACGCGGTCGAATTCTTCGATCTGGGTCTGGTGATCGTGGACGAACAGCATCGGTTCGGGGTGGAGCAGCGCGATGCCCTGCGCGCCAAGGCCAAGTCGGGTTTCTCACCCCATCTGCTGGTGATGACCGCGACCCCGATCCCGCGCACCATCGCGATGACCACCCTCGGTGATCTGGAGACCTCGACGCTCACCGAACTGCCCCGGGGGCGTTCACCGATCCAGTCGAAGGTGGTGCCGCGCCGGGTGCATCCCAACTGGGTGGACCGGGCCTGGGAGCGGATCACCGAGGAGGTCGGCGCGGGCCGGCAAGCCTATGTCGTGTGCTCGCGGATCGGCGAGGACGAGGACGATCCCGCTCGGGGGCGCGGCGGAAAGGCCGCCGACACGGGCAAGGAACCTCCGTCCACCCAGGCCGTGGTCGACGTCTTCGACCGCCTGCGCACCGGGCCGCTGGCACGGCTGCGGATCGGACTGCTGCACGGACGGCTGCCGTCGGATGAAAAAGACCAGGTGATGCGCGACTTCAATGCCGGCGAAATCGATGTACTGGTCTGTACGACGGTCGTCGAAGTCGGCGTGGACGTACCGAACGCGACGGTGATGGTGATCGTGGACGCCGACCGGTTCGGGGTGAGCCAGCTGCATCAGTTGCGCGGCCGGATCGGCCGCGGTGCGCATGCCGGGCTGTGCCTGCTCGTCACCGATGCCGCGCCCGGTGGTCCGGCGATGACCAGGCTGGAGGCCGTCGCCGCCACCACCGACGGATTCGAGCTCTCGGTGCTCGACCTGCGGCAGCGGCGGGAGGGCGATGTGCTCGGTGCGGCACAGTCGGGGACGACGCGGTCCCTGCGACTGCTCTCGTTGCTCGACGATCTCGAAGTCATCGCCGCGGCCCAGGAACTGGCGCGCGCGCTGGTCGAACAGGATCCCGGGCTGACCGGGAATCCGGGCCTGGCGGCGATGATGCACGCGGCCGTCGACTCCGAACGCCTGGAGTACCTGGCCAAATCCTGA